Proteins found in one Amycolatopsis umgeniensis genomic segment:
- a CDS encoding RNA polymerase-binding protein RbpA — translation MADRVLRGSRLGAVSYETDRNHDLAPRRTVRYACPKNHEFEVPFSDDAEIPSVWECRLHGSESEIVDGGQPEQKKVKPPRTHWDMLLERRSIPELEDLLNERLAELKGRRTTRSA, via the coding sequence ATGGCCGACCGTGTTCTCCGTGGAAGCCGGCTGGGAGCGGTCAGCTACGAGACCGACCGCAACCACGACCTCGCCCCTCGGCGCACCGTGCGCTACGCCTGCCCCAAGAACCACGAGTTCGAGGTGCCCTTCTCCGACGACGCCGAGATCCCCTCGGTGTGGGAGTGCAGGCTGCACGGCAGCGAGTCCGAGATCGTGGACGGCGGACAGCCGGAGCAGAAGAAGGTCAAGCCCCCGAGGACGCACTGGGACATGCTCCTGGAGCGCCGTTCGATTCCGGAGCTCGAAGATCTGCTCAACGAACGTCTCGCCGAGCTGAAGGGACGTAGGACCACCCGGTCCGCCTGA
- a CDS encoding FAD-dependent oxidoreductase: MTARNQGGCDGEHVCRIVDRAGEHFPGSRGKGLTARTQEVLDDLGVVDEVLHFGFRHLPHRRYLDGDQVAEADPHAQRTPTPDRPYDGGLLIPQWRIERILRTRLAEHGVRVELAAGLAEFSQSANGVHAVLDTGERVAARYMVGCDGGRSTVRKALGVRFEGETKEQAMLLGDVELSGLEPDAWYQWTVRGRGFLALCPFRHERSWQLQAVPFSDLGAEGSFPEPSLPYFRRIVDDLAGGNGIRLSKASWLSTYRVNVRMADRFRVGRVLLAGDAAHVHPPAGGLGMNTGIQDAYNLGWKLAMVCSGARQSLLDSYQEERLPVAAWTLGVSAEGLPRVAERFVNGGSTDIADGAPSDGQQLELGYPASSLSVGGDAESGPRAGDRAPDAPCVDSSGTLRRLFDAFRGPHFTLLGFGESCAGPLRDVGTAQRGLVKPVWVGAPGSGADLVDVEGHARTAYGVTGDTLVLVRPDGYLALRAPGASRTAVRDYLDRVGVSRSA, translated from the coding sequence GTGACCGCACGGAACCAGGGAGGGTGTGATGGCGAACATGTATGCCGCATCGTCGACCGAGCCGGTGAGCACTTCCCCGGTTCGCGAGGCAAGGGGCTCACCGCACGCACCCAGGAGGTGCTGGACGACCTCGGTGTCGTCGACGAGGTGCTGCACTTCGGGTTCCGGCACCTGCCACACCGGCGGTACCTCGACGGCGACCAGGTCGCCGAGGCCGACCCGCACGCCCAGCGGACACCCACACCGGATCGGCCGTACGACGGCGGGCTGCTGATCCCGCAGTGGCGGATCGAGCGGATCCTGCGCACGCGGCTCGCCGAGCACGGCGTGCGGGTGGAACTGGCCGCAGGCCTCGCCGAGTTCAGCCAGTCCGCGAACGGTGTGCATGCGGTGCTGGATACCGGCGAGCGGGTGGCCGCGCGCTACATGGTCGGCTGCGACGGCGGCCGCAGCACCGTGCGCAAGGCACTCGGCGTGCGCTTCGAGGGCGAGACCAAGGAACAGGCCATGCTGCTCGGGGATGTCGAGCTCAGCGGGCTCGAACCGGACGCCTGGTACCAGTGGACCGTCCGCGGGCGCGGGTTCCTGGCCCTGTGTCCGTTCCGCCACGAGCGGTCCTGGCAACTGCAAGCCGTACCGTTCAGCGACCTCGGCGCCGAGGGCAGCTTCCCCGAACCCTCGCTGCCGTACTTCCGGCGGATCGTGGACGATCTCGCCGGCGGCAACGGCATCCGGCTCTCGAAGGCAAGCTGGCTGTCCACGTACCGGGTGAACGTGCGGATGGCCGACCGGTTCAGGGTGGGCCGGGTGTTGCTGGCCGGCGACGCGGCGCACGTGCATCCGCCGGCAGGCGGCCTCGGCATGAACACCGGTATCCAGGACGCGTACAACCTCGGCTGGAAGCTCGCCATGGTGTGTTCCGGCGCGCGGCAGTCGCTGTTGGACAGCTATCAGGAGGAGCGGCTCCCGGTTGCCGCGTGGACGCTCGGCGTGAGTGCCGAGGGGCTGCCCAGGGTCGCGGAGCGGTTCGTCAACGGTGGCAGCACGGACATCGCGGACGGCGCGCCCTCGGACGGCCAGCAGCTCGAGCTCGGCTACCCGGCCAGCTCGCTGTCCGTCGGCGGCGACGCCGAGAGTGGACCGCGCGCCGGTGATCGCGCGCCCGACGCGCCCTGCGTGGACAGCTCCGGCACACTACGGCGGCTGTTCGACGCCTTCCGCGGCCCGCATTTCACCCTGCTCGGCTTCGGCGAGTCCTGCGCCGGTCCACTGCGGGACGTCGGCACCGCCCAGCGTGGACTCGTCAAGCCGGTGTGGGTCGGCGCGCCGGGCAGCGGTGCCGATCTGGTGGACGTGGAGGGGCACGCGCGGACGGCGTACGGCGTCACCGGGGACACCCTCGTCCTGGTGCGGCCTGACGGCTACCTCGCGCTGCGCGCACCCGGCGCGAGCAGGACTGCCGTGCGGGACTACCTGGACCGGGTCGGCGTCAGCCGGAGCGCTTGA
- a CDS encoding MFS transporter produces the protein MTVAVTRERKRVWRAWYLYDWANSPFYSSVITVFGALYLSDIASADARANFTLNGDRACTDSSGASSTLQNCDVSLFGLHFPAGSLWGYLLSIATVTQVLVLPIAGAIADRSRHKRRILGGFAFLGAVASALMFFVAGTNWEVGVWTFILANIGYGGALVVYYSFLVDIAEPDERDAVSSKGWAFGYLGGGLALALQLGFFLGHEAFGVSEHRAVQICFLTSGIWWAVFTLPAVRALPQTHVPKSAERGLSVLTAGFKELKRTIKEARAYPLTLAFLGSYLVFTDGITTVVAVSAQYGKDELKYSTTVLIVTILVIQFLAYAGAMIHGAIAARIGAKKTILGSLVAWVVVLCFAFFIQAGQPLQFYAVAVGIGLVLGGTNALSRSLFGQMIPEGKDAQYFSLYVVGERGTSWLGPLLFAAVGQITGSFRYAIIALVIFFVLGFVFVWLVPVRRAIEAAGNRPPAVL, from the coding sequence ATGACGGTGGCCGTGACCCGTGAACGCAAGCGGGTGTGGCGGGCTTGGTACCTCTACGACTGGGCCAATTCGCCGTTCTATTCGTCGGTCATCACGGTGTTCGGAGCGCTCTATTTGAGCGATATCGCGTCCGCGGATGCCAGGGCGAATTTCACCCTTAACGGGGACAGGGCGTGCACCGATTCGAGTGGGGCTTCGAGCACGCTTCAGAACTGTGACGTCTCGTTGTTCGGGCTGCATTTCCCGGCGGGGTCGCTCTGGGGGTACCTGCTGTCGATCGCGACGGTGACGCAGGTGCTGGTGCTGCCGATCGCCGGGGCGATCGCGGACCGGAGCAGGCACAAGCGGCGGATCCTCGGCGGGTTCGCGTTCCTGGGCGCGGTGGCGTCGGCCCTGATGTTCTTCGTCGCGGGGACGAACTGGGAGGTCGGCGTCTGGACGTTCATCCTCGCCAACATCGGGTACGGCGGGGCGCTGGTCGTCTACTACTCGTTCCTGGTGGACATCGCGGAGCCGGACGAGCGGGACGCGGTGTCGTCGAAGGGCTGGGCATTCGGGTATCTCGGTGGTGGCTTGGCGCTGGCGCTGCAGCTGGGGTTCTTCCTGGGCCATGAGGCCTTCGGGGTGAGCGAGCATCGGGCGGTCCAGATCTGTTTCCTGACGTCGGGGATCTGGTGGGCGGTGTTCACGCTTCCGGCGGTGCGGGCGCTCCCCCAGACTCATGTGCCGAAGTCGGCCGAGCGTGGCCTGTCGGTGCTGACGGCGGGTTTCAAGGAGCTGAAGCGGACGATCAAGGAGGCGCGAGCCTATCCCCTGACGCTGGCGTTCCTCGGGAGCTACCTGGTCTTCACCGACGGGATCACGACGGTGGTGGCCGTGTCGGCTCAGTACGGCAAGGACGAGTTGAAGTACAGCACCACGGTGCTGATCGTGACGATCCTGGTGATCCAGTTCCTGGCGTACGCCGGCGCGATGATCCACGGGGCGATCGCGGCTCGGATCGGGGCGAAGAAGACGATCTTGGGCAGTCTGGTGGCCTGGGTCGTGGTGCTGTGCTTCGCGTTCTTCATCCAGGCGGGGCAGCCGTTGCAGTTCTACGCGGTGGCTGTCGGGATCGGGTTGGTGCTCGGTGGAACGAACGCGTTGTCGCGGTCGTTGTTCGGGCAGATGATCCCCGAGGGGAAGGATGCGCAGTACTTCTCGCTCTACGTGGTCGGTGAGCGCGGGACGTCGTGGCTCGGTCCCCTGCTGTTCGCCGCGGTCGGGCAGATCACCGGGTCGTTCCGGTACGCGATCATCGCGTTGGTGATCTTCTTCGTGCTCGGTTTCGTGTTCGTGTGGCTGGTCCCGGTGCGCCGGGCGATCGAGGCGGCGGGCAACCGACCACCGGCGGTGCTGTGA
- a CDS encoding thymidine kinase → MTVLKESGPDPTDALSSVPVAGSRRGVPVVGKLKFCYGPMDCGKSTLALQIDHNHARQGRRGMVLVRHDRSGEPQITSRIGLTRKATEVGNETDLRLLVREQWAAGRHVDYLIVDEAQFLSPVQVDQLAELADDVQIDVYCFGIATDFRSMLFPGAARLFELADELQPVQVEVLCWCGQTGRFNARVSDGEVLRAGDTVVVADTEQVLVETSLTSRSEGELNTVRYQVLCRRHFRLGDLGPTSAQHGQLRLT, encoded by the coding sequence GTGACCGTACTGAAGGAGAGTGGCCCGGACCCCACGGACGCGTTGTCGTCGGTGCCGGTGGCGGGTTCACGGCGGGGTGTGCCGGTCGTCGGGAAGTTGAAGTTCTGTTACGGGCCGATGGACTGTGGGAAGTCGACGCTGGCGTTGCAGATCGACCACAACCACGCGCGGCAGGGTCGTCGCGGGATGGTGCTGGTGCGGCACGACCGCTCCGGTGAGCCGCAGATCACCAGCCGGATCGGGTTGACGAGGAAGGCGACCGAGGTCGGGAACGAGACCGATCTGCGGTTGCTGGTGCGTGAGCAGTGGGCTGCGGGGCGGCATGTGGACTACTTGATCGTCGACGAAGCTCAGTTTTTGTCACCTGTTCAGGTGGATCAGCTGGCTGAACTGGCCGATGACGTCCAGATCGACGTGTACTGCTTCGGGATCGCGACGGATTTTCGGAGCATGTTGTTCCCGGGTGCGGCGCGGTTGTTCGAGTTGGCGGACGAGCTGCAGCCGGTTCAGGTCGAGGTGTTGTGCTGGTGTGGACAGACGGGACGGTTCAACGCGAGGGTGTCGGACGGCGAGGTGTTGCGTGCCGGGGACACCGTCGTGGTGGCGGATACCGAGCAAGTGCTAGTTGAAACTTCATTGACATCACGTTCTGAGGGTGAATTGAACACTGTCCGTTATCAGGTATTGTGCCGTCGGCACTTTCGACTGGGCGACCTGGGGCCGACCTCGGCCCAACACGGTCAGTTACGGTTGACGTGA